The Puntigrus tetrazona isolate hp1 chromosome 3, ASM1883169v1, whole genome shotgun sequence genome contains a region encoding:
- the gosr2 gene encoding Golgi SNAP receptor complex member 2 produces the protein METLYHQTNKQIQEVQSHMGRLETTDRQSVHLLENELQARIDQIFNQLERLEILASKEPLNRRQNAKLRVDQLKYDVQHLQTALRNFQHRRYTREAQDREREELLSRSFTTNDADTSIPIDETLQFNSNLQNAHRGMDDLLGSGSSILNGLRDQRSTLKGTHKKMLDVANMLGLSNTVMRLIEKRASQDKFIMMAGMLATCFVMFLVVKYLS, from the exons ATGGAGACGCTTTACCATCAGACCAATAA ACAAATTCAGGAGGTTCAGTCTCACATGGGACGACTGGAGACAACAGACCGACAGTCAGTCCATt tacttGAGAATGAACTCCAAGCAAGAATTGATCAAATCTTTAATCAGCTGGAGCGTCTTGAGATCTTAGCCAGTAAAGAGCCTCTAAACCGCCGGCAAAACGCCAAACT GCGCGTCGATCAGTTGAAGTATGATGTGCAGCATCTCCAGACAGCCCTGAGGAACTTCCAGCACAGACGTTACACTCGCGAGGCTcaggacagagaaagagaggaactCTTGAGCCGAAGCTTCACAACAAAC GATGCAGATACCTCCATCCCTATTGATGAAACCCTGCAGTTTAATAGCAATCTACAAAATGCTCACCGAGGAATGGATGACCTGCTGGGCTCCGGCTCCAGCATCCTTAATGGCCTGAGAGACCAGAGGAGCACACTTAAG GGTACCCATAAAAAGATGTTGGATGTGGCAAACATGTTGGGTTTGTCGAACACGGTCATGCGTTTGATTGAAAAGCGAGCCTCGCAGGACAAGTTCATCATGATGGCGGGAATGCTGGCTACTTGCTTTGTCATGTTCCTGGTGGTGAAATACCTTAGCTGA
- the gpatch8 gene encoding LOW QUALITY PROTEIN: G patch domain-containing protein 8 (The sequence of the model RefSeq protein was modified relative to this genomic sequence to represent the inferred CDS: deleted 2 bases in 1 codon), whose amino-acid sequence MADRFSRFNEERDFQGGNHFDQYEEGQLELEQASLDKPIESDNIGHRLLQKHGWKLGQGLGKTMQGRTDPVPIVLKYDVMGMGRMEMELDYAEDATEKRRVLEVEKEDTEEQRQKYKDYAEKEKAIAKALEDLRANFYCELCDKQYQKHQEFDNHINSYDHAHKQRLKELKQREFARNVSSRSRKDGKKQEKMLRRLHELAEQRKQQDHVSGSGPMFKTTTVAVDGEKGEDSMDGVPMTVETNTEAIEDKGICSVSGQGSPRTGPAISFGFNKASSSPSGGSQAPKVSVSFSFAKKAPVKLETAAAVFADHGEEMVEGEEGQEEGGEKTGAEDIGVASTTDIPQAAAAAAAGGGGGEGGGGGGGGCGGGEEDQSQPDDGGALASTLNKLKMMMKKEEGYSGQEPQYYHYVPPAHCRVKPHFQFLLFMKASDQCDGKEEEEDGTKDDKAVSDNDGEQKHIKISICTSEKDTENEPPQAQNTNPTSDTVKAEEESGITPAGQSDTIVVDSSSQQTDTKQVMSEHTDTGPRMPTGPFFPVLSKDESTTLQWPSELLEFTKAQPSLSYSCNPLYFDFKLSRNKGNWASKNSKPAKPVSAEGQEGSKPENTDNTPATSGEACAATTIAGSSTVQKEQSSLKEEGAESENNEQKLQSNEDVSAGSKKKKKKKKHKKSSKRSKRKEKAAMEGELENEIPGEKTKKKKKHKRKKSKNKPRSTDEIEAEGGDSKEKEKDKDDKDGVATAQSSGVSTSHEGGKRKRSHKISQWSGVEESSAGKPSSTEEHNGTKRLKPDTNTPAASCSASAQKSISGGRPPSSDSEEDGGSSSQRSRPPRRRSTPPREQRRHRSDDSGRSGRSRSRSSRRGDHNHRRHRGQKSRSRSYSSSSERSSAGSSAYSRRSHSYSDSYSDYSDEGRRRRSRRPSSDSDYERRDSGRSHRRRYTSSSEEDSRSRSRSRSRRKHHRRRHQRSSSRSSSRSSRSSSARSYRRSSYSRSRSSASRSSSSTKGSPHRHGHSRRSDSSTRRRDFNRSRIYRSQSPRSSSRTQTRNSNSSSAQGTRSGGGASSKEGGGAAEHRNSFTARQLLEKIQSKKGGDESGTGTKTGLKIKDPPQGYFGPKLPPALGNKSMLPLFGKLQAGKKPSLLPLTRSTDGEKSEQGKISDSNEVILVEPIREFPPPPPPPQPPVQQQQQQQQQQKQQLEEAVSSAAVSEETRHPPSDPPALHDSQPQYEQDPALMMSQYQGEPRQDPNNPMLDGHLMGPEMGPQPTMHAYPGYPPNMEDGEMGMEPEEDGLAPLESQPITFTPEEMEKYSKLQQAAQQHIQQQLLAKQVKTFPSAAAAAAAANLAAAANLAPAPPPPPAALQPIHIQQPSVSAASATSITTVQHAILQHHAAAMGIHPHTPHHPHPAHAQLAQVHHIPQHHLTPISLSPLGHSLGHSLGHSLGHTGLIPAHHTAFLSGQPIHIIPASALHHTPLALHHVPHAALYPTLFAPRPATAAAAAALQLHPLLHPIFSGQDLQHPPNHGS is encoded by the exons GACGAACTGACCCTGTGCCCATCGTCCTCAAATATGATGTCATGGGAATGGGCCGCATGGAAATGGAG CTGGACTATGCAGAAGATGCCACAGAGAAGCGTCGGGTGTTGGAAGTGGAAAAAGAAGACACAGAGGAACAGCGGCAAAAATACAAG GATTATGCGGAGAAGGAAAAAGCCATAGCAAAAGCTTTAGAAGACCTGAGGGCCAATTTCTACTGTGAACTGTGTGATAAGCAATACCAGAAACATCAGGAGTTTGACAATCACATCAACTCCTATGATCATGCACACAAGCAG AGACTGAAGGAGTTGAAGCAGAGAGAGTTTGCCCGCAATGTGTCTTCTCGTTCCAGGAAGGATGGCAAGAAACAGGAGAAGATGTTGCGGCGGCTTCATGAACTGGcagaacagagaaaacagcaaGACCA tgtCTCTGGTAGTGGCCCTATGTTTAAAACTACCACAGTGGCAGTGGATGGAGAAAAGGGTGAGGACTCTATGGATGGAGTGCCTATGACAGTGGAAACCAACACGGAAGCTATTGAAGATAAAGGAATCTGTAGTGTTAGTGGTCAAGGCTCCCCTAGAACAGGGCCTGCCATCAGCTTTGGCTTTAACAAAGCTAGCTCTTCTCCTTCTGGAGGCTCACAGGCTCCCAAAGTGAGTGTCTCCTTCTCTTTTGCTAAGAAAGCACCAGTCAAGCTTGAGACGGCTGCTGCTGTGTTTGCAGACCATGGTGAGGAGATGGTGGAAGGAGAAGAAGGTCAGGAAGAAGGAGGAGAAAAGACTGGAGCAGAGGACATAGGTGTGGCTTCCACCACGGATATCCCtcaagcagcagcagcagcagcagcaggaggaggaggaggagaaggaggaggtggtggtggtggtggatGTGGTGGGGGGGAGGAAGACCAGTCACAGCCAGATGATGGAGGTGCCCTGGCCTCTACTTTGAACAAactgaagatgatgatgaaaaagGAGGAAGGTTACTCTGGACAGGAACCACAGTATTACCATTATGTACCACCTGCACATTGTCGGGTCAAGCCGCATTTCCAGTTTCTGCTTTTCATGAAGGCTTCAGACCAGTGTGATGGcaaggaagaggaggaagatggGACAAAAGATGATAAAGCAGTATCAGATAACGACGGAGAGCAAAAGCATATCAAAATCAGCATCTGCACATCTGAAAAAGACACTGAGAATGAACCACCACAGGCCCAAAATACAAATCCCACATCAGATACAGTGAAGGCAGAGGAAGAATCAGGAATCACACCTGCAGGGCAAAGTGATACAATAGTGGTGGATAGCTCATCCCAACAAACTGATACCAAGCAAGTAATGTCCGAGCATACAGACACAGGTCCCCGCATGCCAACTGGACCCTTCTTTCCTGTGCTAAGCAAGGATGAAAGCACCACACTGCAGTGGCCTTCTGAATTGTTGGAGTTTACTAAGGCTCAGCCATCCCTCTCCTACAGTTGTAATCCTCTTTACTTTGACTTCAAACTGTCAAGAAACAAAGGAAACTGGGCAAGCAAAAACAGCAAACCTGCCAAGCCAGTTAGCGCTGAAGGACAAGAGGGGTCTAAGCCTGAAAACACAGACAATACTCCTGCCACTAGTGGAGAGGCTTGCGCTGCTACAACGATTGCAGGATCCAGTACAGTTCAAAAAGAACAATCGTCCTTGAAAGAGGAGGGTGCTGAGAGTGAGAACAATGAGCAGAAATTACAAAGTAATGAAGATGTCTCTGCAGGGTctaagaaaaagaagaagaagaagaaacacaaGAAGTCAAGCAAGCGTTCCAAACGTAAAGAAAAAGCAGCCATGGAGGGGGAGTTAGAAAATGAGATTCCAGGAgagaaaactaaaaagaaaaagaaacacaaaagaaagaaaagcaaaaacaaaccacGTAGCACTGATGAAATTGAAGCCGAGGGAGGTGACAgcaaggaaaaagagaaagacaaggaTGACAAAGATGGAGTAGCCACTGCTCAGTCATCGGGAGTAAGCACGTCCCATGAAGGAGGAAAGAGAAAACGTTCCCACAAAATCTCTCAGTGGTCTGGAGTTGAGGAAAGCAGTGCAGGAAAGCCTAGCTCTACGGAGGAACACAATGGTACTAAACGTCTTAAACCTGACACTAACACACCTGCCGCCTCCTGCTCTGCCTCTGCCCAGAAGAGCATAAGTGGAGGTCGACCTCCAAGTAGTGACAGTGAGGAGGATGGTGGATCATCCTCTCAACGTTCTCGACCCCCTCGGCGTCGTTCTACGCCACCACGTGAGCAGCGAAGACATCGCAGTGATGATTCTGGGAGATCAGGACGTTCACGCAGTAGGTCATCTCGCCGAGGAGATCACAACCATAGACGCCACAGAGGTCAAAAGTCTCGCAGTCGATCCTACTCGAGTAGCTCTGAGCGGTCCTCAGCAGGGAGCAGTGCTTACAGTCGCCGTAGCCATAGCTATTCAGACAGTTACAGTGACTACAGCGATGAAGGACGTCGCCGCAGATCTAGAAGACCTTCCTCTGACTCGGATTATGAAAGGCGTGATAGTGGGCGATCCCACAGGCGACGTTACACC TCGTCTTCAGAGGAGGACTCCCGTTCCCGCTCCCGCTCACGCAGCCGCAGGAAGCATCATCGGCGGAGACACCAACGAAGCAGTAGTCGCAGCTCCAGTCGTAGTAGTAGGAGTAGCAGCGCTCGTTCTTACAGACGCAGCAGCTACAGTCGCAGTCGTAGCTCCGCTAGTCGCTCATCTAGCTCCACAAAGGGATCTCCACATCGGCACGGTCACAGTCGACGATCTGACAGCTCAACCCGGCGGAGAGATTTCAATCGGTCACGAATCTACCGTTCCCAGTCTCCAAGGTCCTCTTCCCGCACACAAACTCGAAACAGTAACTCGTCATCAGCGCAAGGAACAAGAAGTGGTGGTGGAGCTTCGTCAAAGGAGGGAGGAGGGGCAGCAGAGCATCGAAATTCATTCACAGCTCGACAACTCTTGGAGAAAATCCAGTCTAAAAAAGGAGGGGATGAATCTGGTACTGGCACCAAGACAGGCCTCAAAATCAAGGACCCTCCACAGGGATATTTTGGGCCCAAGCTCCCCCCTGCCCTtggaaataaaagcatgttGCCCCTTTTTGGCAAGCTCCAAGCAGGAAAGAAGCCATCGTTACTTCCTCTTACACGTTCAACCGATGGCGAAAAGTCAGAGCAAGGGAAAATTTCAGATAGTAATGAGGTTATCCTGGTAGAACCCATCCGTGAGTTtccaccaccacctcctccacctCAACCACCAGttcagcagcagcaacagcagcagcaacaacaaaagcAGCAATTGGAGGAGGCTGTATCAAGTGCAGCGGTGTCCGAGGAGACCAGACATCCACCCTCAGACCCTCCAGCCCTTCATGACTCTCAACCACAATATGAACAGGATCCAGCACTGATGATGTCTCAATACCAAGGTGAACCCAGACAAGACCCCAACAATCCCATGCTGGATGGACATTTAATGGGGCCAGAAATGGGTCCGCAGCCTACTATGCACGCCTACCCTGGTTACCCTCCCAACATGGAGGATGGGGAAATGGGCATGGAACCTGAAGAGGATGGTCTTGCACCTTtagaaagtcaaccaatcaccTTTACCCCAGAGGAAATGGAGAAATACAGCAAGTTGCAACAGGCAGCTCAACAGCACATTCAGCAGCAATTGTTAGCCAAGCAGGTGAAGACCTTCCCTTCAGCTGCAGCTGCTGCGGCAGCAGCTAATTTGGCAGCAGCGGCCAATCTTGCCCCTGCGCCTCCACCCCCACCAGCTGCACTGCAGCCTATCCACATTCAACAACCCTCAGTTTCTGCAGCTTCTGCTACCTCGATTACCACAGTCCAGCACGCAATCCTGCAGCACCATGCTGCTGCTATGGGCATCCATCCCCATACCCCACATCATCCTCACCCTGCCCATGCCCAGCTGGCCCAGGTGCACCACATACCTCAACATCATCTAACCCCTATCTCCTTGTCACCATTGGGCCATTCTTTGGGTCACTCACTGGGTCACTCTTTAGGACACACCGGCTTGATTCCAGCCCACCACACTGCCTTCCTTTCAGGCCAACCTATACATATTATACCAGCTTCAGCGCTCCATCACACCCCTCTCGCTCTACACCACGTCCCACACGCTGCCCTCTACCCAACTCTCTTTGCCCCCCGGCCAGCTACTGCTGCGGCAGCAGCTGCGCTTCAGCTACACCCACTACTTCACCCTATCTTCTCAGGACAGGACCTTCAGCACCCTCCAAACCATGGCTCCTGA